Part of the Cyanobacteria bacterium QS_8_64_29 genome is shown below.
AAGGCTAGGACTATCCGCCAGCAGGTCCCGAACTCGCATTCGGTGCTCGGTGATGGTTGCCTGCCAACTGTTCGTGCGCCGTTCGGGCTGGTAGGCCCACTTGAGCAGATATTGCAGCAAAACTCGCAGGTTGCTAGCGAGAGCCTGCTTTTGGCTGCGGCCCATATCGGCCAGTTCCTCAATCAAGTCGGGTAGATCCAGCGCGTCGAACTCGCGCGCCTTGAGCTGCTCGATGGTCTCATCCAACCAGCGGGCGTAGTCCGTTTCGTAGAGCTGGGCCAGGTTGGAAAACTGGGCTTATTGGTCGTGCATGGGCTCGAACCAGCAGTTGCTGAGATCCTAACGCCAGGGACTCTAGGCATTAGCGCCGCGTCGCCGCAACTAGGCGCGGTTGTGGTCCAGGTCTGCCCTAGATCAAGAGCAGCTTATGTTGTCTAACTAGCTAAGAGCGGCCAAAGAGCTGTTGTCCTTTAGCCTAGCTAAGGATTGTTCTTTTGTTACTCTGGTGGCAACCACTCGAAAGCGAGTGTCTGATCAAGGTTGAATGGTGGCCGCCTTGGAAAAGTCGAGAGCTGGATCCCGGTTTCTTGAGCAGCTTTGCGACGGGCCTTGGTGTATTCCCATTCGAACCGTGCTCTGAGGGCTTCAAATAATCTTGGGCTTCTCTTGAGGGCTTGGTATAGCCGACGCCGATGCTCAGTGATCGAGTCGATCCAGCTTTTGGTACGCCTTTGAGGCTGGTACTGCCATTTTAGGAGATGAATCAGCACCTGCTTTAGACTACTGGGTGCAGCCTTAGGCTTCTGGCTGCTGTTGCCCTTCTTTTGGCCTTTACTCATGGAGACGTTGCACTAGAAACAACGTCTCTTAGGTACAATACTCACCCAATCACAAAGTGGCCAGATTATGCCGAATCCACTGCTGCTTTCTTTCAGGCCATGATCTATGCAACGGCAGCCTACCTGAAGTGCGCACCTGGTATGCCTGAGTACTGGCACATCTCTCTCCATGCTGGAGTTGGTTTTCCTAGGGGCGGGCGGTCTCAG
Proteins encoded:
- a CDS encoding DUF29 domain-containing protein — protein: MAQLYETDYARWLDETIEQLKAREFDALDLPDLIEELADMGRSQKQALASNLRVLLQYLLKWAYQPERRTNSWQATITEHRMRVRDLLADSPSLKPELERLLSSEYTKARKLAAQETGLPLGQFPAEAPFNLEQILDEDFWPQP
- a CDS encoding DUF29 domain-containing protein, encoding MSKGQKKGNSSQKPKAAPSSLKQVLIHLLKWQYQPQRRTKSWIDSITEHRRRLYQALKRSPRLFEALRARFEWEYTKARRKAAQETGIQLSTFPRRPPFNLDQTLAFEWLPPE